ACGTGCGCTACCAAGTCGAGCAGGTGTTGAGGTCGTCGCTGGTACGCGATCGCCAGCAGTCAGGTCAACTTCAGGTGGTTGGCGCCCGCTACGATCTCGATACCGGCACTGTCACCCTAGTCACCTAAAGCTTTTACCGCAGCCTCTCCAACAGATGTTCGCCCACCCGCAGGGCATTGGCAATCACCGTCAGCGCTACCCCCACGCTGGCGCTGGAGGGCATAAAGCTGCTGTCGACCACGTAGAGGTTATCGAGCTCGTGGGCGCGGCAGTTGATATCTAGCACCGAGGTATCGGGGTCGGTGCCCATGCGGCAAGTGCCACACTGGTAGGCCATCACCGACTGAGGTACCTCGCCCCGCGGATGCAGGCCCGATCGCGAAAACAGACTGCTGTCTTTTTCGACCGCCTTGAGCACGTCGAGCCAGCGATACACGAGGCGATCGTGGGCCTCGGCGTTGTTGGCGGTGAATGCAACCGAGAGTTTGCCGTCCTTTACCGTCACCCGGTTTTTGGGGTCGGGCAGCACCTCGGTCATGGCCCACCACGCGATCGATCGCGTCGCCAGCTGCTTGAGCCCAAAGTTGGGCATAAACTTGGTCACCAGCGAGAGCACCGGCGGTGACTCGGCAAAAATTGCGTCCTGCAGCACCCCGCCCATGTTTTGAATGTGACCCATGGGGTAATCAACTTGACTATCGCCCCAGTAATAATCGTTGATGCCCACAGAACGCGGAAATTTACCAGAGTTAGACTGAGCCGTAACCTGCACAATCGAACTCAGCTGAGTCTTCATCAGGTTGCGACCCACCTGATCAGAGCTGTTGGCTAACCCATTGGGGTGTCTCTCATTGGCCGATTGCAGCAGCAGCGCCGCAGAATTGACCGCCCCGCAAGCCAGCACAACGATGTCGGCCATGAAGATGTAGAGCTGACCGCCGATCTCAGCCTGCACCGCCTTGACCGCCGTCCCTGCCGGATTGGTGAGAATGCCGGTAACTTTAGCCGAGGTCTTGAGGGTAACGTTGCCAAAGTCTAAAGCCGGATTGACCCCAAATACCTCCGCATCCCCGGTCGGGTCATCCTCCCGCAGCGACAGCGATATTGGCAGTGGGTAGGGATGGCAGCCGTGGTTAGCAATGTCCTCCACTACGGGTTGAATGGTGGGGTTGTGGGCGATCGCCGGGTAAGCAAAATCTCCACTGCGAGGCGGTTCGGTCGGATCTACCCCACCCTGACCATGCACTTGATACATTGCCTCAGCCTCACTGTAGTAAGGCTCAAAGTCAGCGTACTTAAGGCACCACTCGGGCGAAGTGCCGTCCTGGTGGTTCACCGTTTCAAAATCTCGTTCGCGCATGCGCTGCAGG
This window of the Nodosilinea sp. FACHB-141 genome carries:
- a CDS encoding GMC oxidoreductase, which gives rise to MIIDDQHYDVIIVGTGAGGGTLARKLAPSGKRILLLEQGGAMPLEEQNISDVDIFQKQRYHAPEQWYDGEGEPFTPQMKYAIGGNTKIYGAALQRMRERDFETVNHQDGTSPEWCLKYADFEPYYSEAEAMYQVHGQGGVDPTEPPRSGDFAYPAIAHNPTIQPVVEDIANHGCHPYPLPISLSLREDDPTGDAEVFGVNPALDFGNVTLKTSAKVTGILTNPAGTAVKAVQAEIGGQLYIFMADIVVLACGAVNSAALLLQSANERHPNGLANSSDQVGRNLMKTQLSSIVQVTAQSNSGKFPRSVGINDYYWGDSQVDYPMGHIQNMGGVLQDAIFAESPPVLSLVTKFMPNFGLKQLATRSIAWWAMTEVLPDPKNRVTVKDGKLSVAFTANNAEAHDRLVYRWLDVLKAVEKDSSLFSRSGLHPRGEVPQSVMAYQCGTCRMGTDPDTSVLDINCRAHELDNLYVVDSSFMPSSASVGVALTVIANALRVGEHLLERLR